The Chlorobaculum sp. MV4-Y genome contains the following window.
TTTCCACAGTACCAACTCCTTTTTCGAACAGTTCAAGCACCTGCGCCGACTGCGGCTGGCGGAGGCACTCCAGTCCCTCCGGCGACACGCCGCTGCGGTGGAGCCAGCCGAGGGCGGTTCGCCAGACTTGCCGCACAGCCGCGTCGCCGCCGGGCAGGGGCATCGGTTCCAGCGAGGCGAAACGCGTCGCTCCGGCGGCGTCGCCGATCAGCACTTCGCCGCCCCATACCGTGCCGTCCGTGCCGTAACCAGTGCCGTCGAGCGTGAGGCCGATGGCCGGGCCATCGTAGTGATGCTCGGCGAGACACGAAGCGAGATGCGCGTGGTGGTGCTGCACGCCGAGCGTCGGCCTCTTCTGCTCCAGCGCCCAACGCGTAGTCATGTAGGCGGGATGGAGGTCGTGCACGAGCAGCTCGGCTTCAGTCTGGAAAATGCTTTGCAGATGCGCGGCCACGTCGTCGAAATGACGGTACGCTTCGTAGTTTTTCATGTCGCCGATGTGCTGGCTCATGAACGCCTCGCTGCCCTTCACCAGGCAGAGCGCGTTCTTCAGCTCGCCGCCCGTGCCAAGCACCGGCGGCCCGCTCGCGCGCAATCTGATCGGCGCGGGTGCGTAGCCCCGGCTGCGGCGAATCAGGCGCACCGCTCCAGCCATCGACATCACCACCGAATCGTCGCAGCGCCGGGCGATGGGGCGGTCGTGCATCAGGAACGCATCGGCGATGCCCGCCAGCCGTTCGAGTGCCTCGGCGTTGTCGGCAACGAGCGGCTCCTCGCTGAAGTTGGCGCTGGTCATCACGAGCACCTCCGGGCCTTCGCGCACAAGCAGCCAGTGCAGCGGGGAGTAGGGCAGCATCACGCCGAGCCGGTCGTTGCCAGGCGCAATGGACGGGGCGAGCGAAAGCTCCGGACGCTTGCGCAGCAGCACGATCGGCGCTTGCGGCGAGGCAAGCGCAGCCTCCTCCTCCGGCGCGATTTCGCAGAGCGCACGCGCAGCATCGAGGTCACGCACCATCACGGCAAGTGGCTTCTCCTCGCGCCCCTTGCGGCTTCGGAGACGCTGAACGGCCTCCTCGTTCGAGGCATCGACGGCGAGATGGAAGCCGCCAATTCCCTTGATCGCCAGAATCTTCCCGCTCGCGAGCAGCTCGCCCGCCGCCGTGATCTCGTCGCTGACCTCAATCCGGACGCCATTCGCATCGCACAATTCGAGCTTTGGGCCGCACGCCGGGCAGGCGTTGGGCTGGGCGTGGAAGCGGCGGTCGGCGGAATAGTCGTACTCGCGCTGGCAGTCGGAACAGAGCGCGAAGTGTTTCATCGTGGTAAAGGGGCGGTCGTAGGGAACGGCCTCGACGATGGTGTAGCGCGGCCCGCAGTCGGTGCAGTTGGTGAATGCGTAGCGGTAGCGCCGTCCGGCGGGATTGGCGATGTCGGCAAGACAGGCAGGGCAGGTGGCGATATCGGGCGAAATGAGCGTCTGCATCGCTTCGCCGACGGAGGATTCGGAGATGACGAATCCCGGCTCGGCTTCGACAGGCGGGATAACGCTCCGGTCAATCGAATCGATTCGCGAGAGCGGCGGCGCTTCGCTGCGCAGGGCGGCCTCGAAGCGTTCGAGAGCATCCGGTTCGCCCTCGACTTCGATCACGACGCCGGAGCTTGCATTGCGGATAAATCCGGCCAGACCGAAACGACCGGCAAGCCGCCAGACGAAGGGGCGAAATCCCACCCCCTGCACGATGCCGCGCACCTCGATCCGGCGGCGTTCACGTTGCGGCAAACCGCTCAGAGCGCTGCAAGTTTGGCGCTCAGCCATGCGATCCACTCGTCGAAACCCTCGCCGGTTCGGGCCGACAGCTCGATCCATTCGAGGTGGTGATTGACCTGCATGGCGTACTCGCGGCACTTGGCGGGGTCGAAATCGACGTGCGGCAAAAGGTCGATCTTGTTGAGCAGGCAGATGTCCGCCTCGTGGAACATGGTGGGGTATTTCAGCGGCTTGTCCTCGCCCTCGGTGACGCTGATAACCACCACCTTTGCCGCCTCGCCGAGGTCGAAGAGCGCCGGGCAAACCAGGTTGCCGACGTTCTCGATGCAGAGCAGCGAACGCTCCGGCGGGTCGAGTTCCTTGAGCGCACGCTGCACCATCTGCGCGTCGAGGTGGCAACCGGTACCGGTGTTGACCTGGATGACCGGCACGCCGAGCGCGTCGATCCGGTCGGCGTCGTTGGTGGTCTGCTGGTCGCCCTCGATCACCGTGACGGGGCAGTGCTCCAGCAGCGCCGGAATGGTCTTTTCAAGAATCGAGGTCTTGCCGGAGCCGGGCGAGCTGAGAAAGTTCAGCGCCAGCACCCGGCGTGCCTCGAACCAGCCACGATTGCGCTCGGCGAGCAGGTTGTTCTGCAACAGCACGTCCTGCTCCATCTGCACCTTGCGAGCCTCGCCATGGTGGTGGTGGTGATGATCGTGACCATGCTCGTGATGGTGGTCGTGACCATGTTCGTGCTCGTGATGGTGATGATGGCCGCCCTCATCGCCGACGTGGACATGAT
Protein-coding sequences here:
- the hypF gene encoding carbamoyltransferase HypF, with the protein product MAERQTCSALSGLPQRERRRIEVRGIVQGVGFRPFVWRLAGRFGLAGFIRNASSGVVIEVEGEPDALERFEAALRSEAPPLSRIDSIDRSVIPPVEAEPGFVISESSVGEAMQTLISPDIATCPACLADIANPAGRRYRYAFTNCTDCGPRYTIVEAVPYDRPFTTMKHFALCSDCQREYDYSADRRFHAQPNACPACGPKLELCDANGVRIEVSDEITAAGELLASGKILAIKGIGGFHLAVDASNEEAVQRLRSRKGREEKPLAVMVRDLDAARALCEIAPEEEAALASPQAPIVLLRKRPELSLAPSIAPGNDRLGVMLPYSPLHWLLVREGPEVLVMTSANFSEEPLVADNAEALERLAGIADAFLMHDRPIARRCDDSVVMSMAGAVRLIRRSRGYAPAPIRLRASGPPVLGTGGELKNALCLVKGSEAFMSQHIGDMKNYEAYRHFDDVAAHLQSIFQTEAELLVHDLHPAYMTTRWALEQKRPTLGVQHHHAHLASCLAEHHYDGPAIGLTLDGTGYGTDGTVWGGEVLIGDAAGATRFASLEPMPLPGGDAAVRQVWRTALGWLHRSGVSPEGLECLRQPQSAQVLELFEKGVGTVESSSCGRLFDAIASICGVRHEARYEGQAAIELMQAAGGRIADAGYSFGFERKDNRWLMLISPMLRDIAAAVRAGARAGEVAQRFHRTLIGMFAEVVRMASHETGLKTVALSGGVFQNQLLTETLAHELESDGYQVLIHAQVPTNDGGISLGQAAIGREFLRGAYIGVDNG
- the hypB gene encoding hydrogenase nickel incorporation protein HypB — encoded protein: MCDTCGCSGDGGAVLRKPGVKDYHVHVGDEGGHHHHHEHEHGHDHHHEHGHDHHHHHHGEARKVQMEQDVLLQNNLLAERNRGWFEARRVLALNFLSSPGSGKTSILEKTIPALLEHCPVTVIEGDQQTTNDADRIDALGVPVIQVNTGTGCHLDAQMVQRALKELDPPERSLLCIENVGNLVCPALFDLGEAAKVVVISVTEGEDKPLKYPTMFHEADICLLNKIDLLPHVDFDPAKCREYAMQVNHHLEWIELSARTGEGFDEWIAWLSAKLAAL